The following are encoded in a window of Mycobacterium vicinigordonae genomic DNA:
- the rpsF gene encoding 30S ribosomal protein S6, translating into MRPYEIMVILDPTLDERTVAPSLETFLNVVRKDGGSVDKVDIWGRRRLAYEIAKHAEGIYVVIDLKAAPATVSELDRQLSLNESVLRTKVMRTDKH; encoded by the coding sequence ATGCGTCCATACGAAATCATGGTCATCCTTGACCCCACGCTTGACGAGCGCACCGTTGCCCCGTCGCTGGAGACGTTCCTGAACGTCGTCCGCAAAGACGGTGGATCGGTCGACAAGGTCGATATCTGGGGCCGACGGCGGCTGGCGTACGAGATCGCCAAGCACGCCGAAGGTATCTACGTGGTGATCGACCTTAAGGCCGCTCCCGCGACGGTCTCCGAACTCGACCGCCAGCTGAGCCTGAACGAGTCGGTGTTGCGCACCAAGGTGATGCGCACCGACAAGCACTAG
- a CDS encoding single-stranded DNA-binding protein, translating into MAGDTTITVVGNLTADPELRFTPSGAAVANFTVASTPRIYDRQSGEWKDGEALFLRCNIWREAAENVAESLTRGARVIVTGRLKQRSFETREGEKRTVVEVEVDEIGPSLKYATAKVNKASRSGGGGGGGFGGGGGGSRQSAPAQSGGSGDDPWGSAPASGSFAGGDDEPPF; encoded by the coding sequence ATGGCTGGTGACACGACCATTACCGTCGTCGGAAACCTCACCGCCGACCCCGAACTGCGGTTCACCCCCTCGGGTGCGGCCGTCGCGAACTTCACCGTGGCGTCCACGCCGCGGATCTACGACCGGCAGAGCGGGGAGTGGAAGGACGGCGAGGCGCTGTTCTTACGGTGCAATATCTGGCGTGAGGCCGCCGAAAACGTGGCCGAAAGCCTGACCCGTGGGGCGCGTGTGATCGTCACCGGACGGCTCAAGCAGCGGTCCTTCGAAACCCGTGAAGGTGAAAAGCGCACCGTGGTCGAGGTCGAGGTCGACGAGATCGGACCTTCGCTGAAGTACGCAACGGCCAAGGTCAACAAGGCCAGCCGCAGCGGCGGTGGCGGCGGTGGCGGCTTCGGTGGCGGTGGCGGCGGGTCGCGGCAGTCCGCACCGGCGCAGTCCGGCGGATCCGGCGACGACCCGTGGGGCAGCGCCCCGGCATCGGGTTCGTTCGCCGGCGGCGACGACGAACCACCTTTCTGA
- a CDS encoding DJ-1/PfpI family protein — protein sequence MRVAIPLFPRFTALDAVGPYDVLQRVPGVEVVFVGHGRGEVRTENGMFGVSCDATFDEVSAPDVVVVPGGIGTRVLVGDETLCRWLQSVYPGTRFTTSVCTGALLLASAGLLDRLTAATHWGAAEELNALGARYVPERVVEHLPQRIITSAGVSSGIDMALRLVELLFDRQAAEAVQLLIEYDPQPPFDAGAWGKADAATKARAAEFARSRH from the coding sequence ATGCGCGTCGCCATCCCGCTGTTCCCGCGCTTCACGGCGCTGGACGCGGTCGGGCCTTACGACGTGCTGCAACGTGTTCCGGGTGTGGAAGTGGTTTTTGTTGGACACGGGCGCGGGGAGGTCCGCACCGAGAACGGCATGTTCGGCGTCAGCTGCGACGCCACCTTCGACGAGGTCAGCGCACCGGACGTGGTGGTGGTTCCCGGTGGTATTGGTACCCGTGTGCTCGTCGGTGACGAAACCTTGTGTCGCTGGCTGCAATCGGTGTACCCGGGAACACGGTTCACCACCTCGGTGTGCACCGGGGCGCTGCTGCTGGCCAGTGCGGGGTTGCTCGATAGACTCACCGCGGCAACGCATTGGGGGGCGGCCGAGGAGCTGAACGCACTCGGCGCGCGATACGTGCCCGAGCGCGTTGTGGAGCATCTGCCGCAACGCATCATTACTTCGGCTGGGGTATCGAGCGGCATCGACATGGCGCTGCGGCTGGTGGAGCTGCTGTTCGACCGGCAGGCCGCCGAGGCCGTCCAGCTGCTGATCGAGTATGACCCGCAGCCCCCGTTCGATGCCGGCGCGTGGGGTAAAGCCGACGCGGCGACGAAGGCCAGGGCGGCAGAGTTCGCCCGCTCGCGACACTGA
- the rpsR gene encoding 30S ribosomal protein S18, with protein MAKSTKRRPAPEKPVKARKCVFCAKKDQNIDYKDTALLRTYISERGKIRARRVTGNCVQHQRDIAIAVKNAREVALLPFTSSTR; from the coding sequence ATGGCCAAGTCCACCAAGCGGCGCCCGGCTCCGGAGAAGCCGGTCAAGGCACGCAAATGCGTCTTCTGCGCCAAGAAGGACCAGAACATCGACTACAAGGACACCGCGCTGCTGCGGACCTACATCAGTGAGCGCGGGAAGATCCGGGCTCGCAGGGTTACCGGTAACTGCGTGCAGCATCAGCGTGACATCGCCATCGCGGTGAAGAACGCTCGTGAGGTCGCGCTGCTGCCCTTCACCTCCTCGACGCGGTAA
- a CDS encoding glycosyltransferase family 87 protein, producing MTSPEATVATQRAEISPQPLAADRRSADSRDCPSRNDVLGGALAGLIGGPVGSHAMIGRTRFMTPLRVMIAIALVFLALGWSTKAACLQSTGKGTGDQRVANWDNQRAYYELCYSDTVPLYGAELLSQGKFPYKSSWTETDGSGAPQIRYDGKVAVRYMEYPVVTGVYQYLSMALAKTYTALSKVAPLPVVAEVVMFFNFSALGLALAWLATVWATSGLAGRRIWDAALVSASPLVIFQIFTNFDALATAFAMGGLLAWARRKPWLAGVLIGLGAAAKLYPLLFLGPLLLLGIRSGRLGGVARTAGAAAATWLAVNLPVMVLYPRGWSEFFRLNTRRGDDMDSLFNVVKSFTGWRGFDSSLGFWEPPTVLNAVVTTLFFLSCAAIAYIAFAAPQRPRLAQLAFLVVAAFLLTNKVWSPQFSLWLVPLAVLAVPHRRVLLAWMTIDAVVWVPRMYYLYGNASRSLPEQWFTATVLLRDIAVMALCALVIRQIYRPNEDLVRWHGRIDDPAGGIYDRAPDAMPWWLRKDPAAPAPTAVATGS from the coding sequence GTGACCTCGCCCGAGGCCACGGTAGCGACGCAGCGTGCCGAGATTTCGCCGCAGCCGCTGGCCGCCGACCGGCGCAGTGCCGACAGTCGCGATTGCCCGAGCCGCAATGACGTGCTGGGCGGCGCGCTGGCCGGCCTCATCGGTGGTCCGGTGGGTAGTCACGCGATGATCGGACGCACCCGGTTCATGACGCCACTGCGGGTGATGATCGCAATTGCCTTGGTGTTCCTGGCGTTGGGATGGTCGACGAAGGCGGCGTGCCTGCAGAGCACCGGCAAGGGGACCGGGGATCAGCGGGTAGCGAATTGGGATAATCAGCGTGCGTATTACGAGTTGTGCTACTCCGACACGGTTCCGTTGTACGGAGCTGAATTGTTGAGCCAGGGCAAGTTCCCGTACAAATCCAGTTGGACCGAAACTGACGGTAGCGGTGCCCCGCAGATTCGCTACGACGGCAAGGTCGCAGTGCGCTACATGGAGTACCCGGTCGTGACGGGGGTGTATCAGTACCTCTCGATGGCGTTGGCCAAGACCTACACGGCGTTGAGTAAGGTTGCGCCGCTGCCGGTTGTCGCCGAGGTCGTAATGTTCTTCAACTTTTCCGCACTCGGTCTGGCGCTGGCCTGGCTGGCCACGGTGTGGGCGACGTCGGGATTGGCGGGCCGCCGGATCTGGGACGCCGCACTGGTTTCCGCCTCGCCCCTGGTGATTTTCCAGATCTTCACGAATTTCGATGCGCTGGCAACGGCTTTCGCGATGGGAGGGTTGCTGGCCTGGGCGCGACGAAAGCCTTGGCTCGCCGGTGTGCTGATCGGGCTGGGTGCGGCAGCCAAGTTGTATCCACTGCTGTTCCTAGGGCCGCTGCTGTTGCTGGGGATCAGGTCCGGGCGCCTCGGCGGCGTGGCTCGCACCGCAGGTGCCGCCGCTGCGACCTGGTTGGCGGTGAACCTACCGGTGATGGTGCTCTACCCGCGTGGCTGGTCCGAGTTCTTCCGCCTCAACACCCGTCGCGGCGACGACATGGATTCGCTGTTCAATGTGGTGAAGTCGTTCACCGGTTGGCGGGGCTTCGATTCCTCGCTGGGTTTCTGGGAGCCGCCGACAGTGCTGAACGCCGTAGTCACGACGCTATTCTTCTTGTCTTGCGCGGCAATCGCTTACATCGCTTTCGCGGCGCCGCAGCGGCCGCGGTTGGCGCAGCTCGCCTTCCTGGTGGTGGCGGCGTTCTTATTGACCAACAAGGTGTGGAGTCCCCAGTTCTCGTTGTGGTTGGTGCCGCTGGCGGTTTTGGCGGTGCCGCACCGCCGAGTCCTATTGGCGTGGATGACGATTGATGCGGTGGTCTGGGTGCCTCGCATGTACTACTTGTACGGAAACGCCAGCCGGTCGCTGCCCGAGCAGTGGTTCACCGCAACCGTGCTGTTGCGTGACATCGCGGTGATGGCACTGTGCGCCTTGGTCATTCGGCAGATTTACCGGCCCAACGAAGATCTGGTGCGCTGGCACGGCCGAATCGACGACCCCGCGGGAGGGATCTATGATCGGGCGCCCGATGCGATGCCCTGGTGGCTGCGCAAAGATCCGGCGGCACCGGCCCCCACTGCTGTCGCGACGGGCAGCTGA